GCAAGACTGCGTGTTCTGCAAGATCATTGAAAAACAGCTGCCGGCGCGGTTTGAACACGAGGATGAGCAGGTGGTCGTCTTCCACGACATCAACCCCAAGGCTCCCACGCACCTCTTGATCGTGCCGCGCAAGCACATCCCGACGATGATGGACGTGGCCAAGGAGGACCTCCCCCTGATTGCCCACATCCACGCCGTGGCCCAGGAGCTGTACCGCAAGCTGGGTCTGACGGGCATGCGCCTTGTCAACAATTGCAACAAGGACGGGGGGCAGGAAGTGTTCCACCTGCATTACCATCTGATGGGGTGGAAAGGCGCAAACGGCTAACCCGCATCGCGGCTCCCCCGCAACAACGCACCGGGCGCGCGCCCTCTTGACGCCGGCCGTCGCGTGTCAACTCACATAAAAACCTAACCGAAGTGAAGCCGGTCACTCACGAGAAAATCT
This region of Calditerricola satsumensis genomic DNA includes:
- a CDS encoding histidine triad nucleotide-binding protein; this encodes MPQDCVFCKIIEKQLPARFEHEDEQVVVFHDINPKAPTHLLIVPRKHIPTMMDVAKEDLPLIAHIHAVAQELYRKLGLTGMRLVNNCNKDGGQEVFHLHYHLMGWKGANG